CAGCTAGTGCGGTTCGGCCACGTTCTCGACCAGTACGAACTGCGCAAGTCCGCGGTTCTCTCGGTGCTGGACAGGCACGCATTCGACCGCGCCAAGCTGCAGACGATAGCGACCCGCGGCGGTCCGCTCCGGCCGTTGCCGGGCGGCGTCTATCGGATAACGCCCCACGTCGCCGCCGACATCCGCCACGGCCAGTACCAGACACTGCACCCGGCGCTGCTCGGCCCGCTCATCGGGCTTGAGCTGTCGCAGGAGCTGGGCATCCCCGCCTATTTTGTTGACCCCGAGTCGACCGACGAGTTCCGTGACATCGCCCGGATTTCCGGCTTCAGCGGCATCCCTCGCATAGCTCTCTCCCACGCCCTGAGCTGTCGCGCGGTGGCCGAGGCCGCGGCCAGGAAGCTCAAGAAACCCTACAAGAAGTGCCGGCTGGTGGTCGCCCACCTTGGCACGGGCATTACCGTTGCCGTTCACGTGGGAGGCAGACAAGTCGACGCGACCAATGCCAATGACGACGGCCCGTTCTCGCCGCAGCGTTCCGGCTCGCTGCCGCTGTCCGGCCTCGTCCACGCCTGCTACTCCGGGAACTACTCCGAGAAGGCGATTCTGAACCTGCTGACCCAGCGGGGCGGATTGATCTCCTACCTCGGAACGGACGACATCCGCAAAGTCGAGACAGCGATAACCGAGAACAACAAGTCGGCCGAGCTGGTATACCGGGCACTGGTCTATCAGGTGGCAAAGGAGATCGGCGCATACGTCGTCGCCTGCGAAGGCGGGCCGGACGCGGTCGTCCTGACCGGCGGGCTGACCCTGTCCGAGAAGTTCGTAGCCAACCTGAAGAAGTGGCTCGCGCCCCTCGATCTGAAGATAATCGTATTCCCCGGCGAAGAGGAAATGACGGCCATGGCCAATCGCCTCCTCGCGGTGTTGACCGGTAAGGAAAAGGAACGCAACTATGACAAGGAAACTGCTCTCCGGGGATGAAGCAATCGCCCGGGGAGCCTGGGAGGCAGGCTGCCACGTGGCCGCTGCCTACCCAGGCACACCTTCCACCGAGATCCTCGAATCCCTTTCAACCTACAAAGACGTCTACTGCGAATGGTCTACCAATGAAAAGGTAGCGCTGGAAGTCGCGCTCGGCGCCTCGATTGCGGGCGCGCGGTCGCTCGCCGCGATGAAGCACGTCGGCCTGAACGTCGCGGCCGATCCG
The DNA window shown above is from bacterium and carries:
- the buk gene encoding butyrate kinase, whose product is MWILVINPGGGSTKVAVFNGAKPLFSETVEHAPNQLVRFGHVLDQYELRKSAVLSVLDRHAFDRAKLQTIATRGGPLRPLPGGVYRITPHVAADIRHGQYQTLHPALLGPLIGLELSQELGIPAYFVDPESTDEFRDIARISGFSGIPRIALSHALSCRAVAEAAARKLKKPYKKCRLVVAHLGTGITVAVHVGGRQVDATNANDDGPFSPQRSGSLPLSGLVHACYSGNYSEKAILNLLTQRGGLISYLGTDDIRKVETAITENNKSAELVYRALVYQVAKEIGAYVVACEGGPDAVVLTGGLTLSEKFVANLKKWLAPLDLKIIVFPGEEEMTAMANRLLAVLTGKEKERNYDKETALRG